The following is a genomic window from Moorella sp. Hama-1.
GAAGGTACCGTCAATTCTGCCATGGACTTTTACCGCCGGGCGGGCATCCTGGACCACCTAGTCGGTCAGGGGTTGACTCCGGAGCAGATTCAGGCCAGCCTGCAGGAAATGCTCAACCTGCTCAAGCTCCTCTTACCGGGGGTCCTCATGACAGCTTCCCTCCTGGCGGCCTTTATCAACTACCTGGTAGCAGAAAGGGTCCTGCGGCGCCTGGGCCTGCTGGCGGCCGGGCTGCCCCCCTTTCGCCTCTGGCAGCTGCCCTGGTACGCCATCTGGGGGGTCATCGCCGGCCTGGGCCTGTGGCAGTTGGGTGATTACTATCACCTGGACCTGGCCAGCCGGCTGGGAGTAAATATCCTTTATGTCTATATTCCGTTGTTAGCCGGTAATGGCCTGGCAGCCATCATCTTCATCCTTGAACGCTTCAAGGTGACCCCTTTCCTTAAAGTAGCCCTGGTGGTGGCGGCCCTCATCAATATTCCGGTGACCCTTATCTCCCTGGTTACCCTGGGCGTCTTTGATCCCTTTTTCAACTACCGGCGGCGGTTTTTACCACCGTCAGGTAAAGGAGAGTGATATCGATGAAGGTTATACTGACAGCCGACGTAGCTAAACTGGGCCAGCGGGGTAGTTTGGTGGAGGTTTCCGAGGGTTACGCCCGTAATTA
Proteins encoded in this region:
- a CDS encoding YybS family protein; translated protein: MAEGRVASLAEGALMAALAAVLVLSGYFIPPLQLLTNIVWTVPIVVLVVRQNLRLGLMATFIAGVVIALFTGPVNAVLLFAQFAALGLVYGYLFKIKAGAGRMITVGAVVSLLSLLLSLALTFKLTGMAAGGLIQQLEGTVNSAMDFYRRAGILDHLVGQGLTPEQIQASLQEMLNLLKLLLPGVLMTASLLAAFINYLVAERVLRRLGLLAAGLPPFRLWQLPWYAIWGVIAGLGLWQLGDYYHLDLASRLGVNILYVYIPLLAGNGLAAIIFILERFKVTPFLKVALVVAALINIPVTLISLVTLGVFDPFFNYRRRFLPPSGKGE